The following are encoded in a window of Spea bombifrons isolate aSpeBom1 chromosome 2, aSpeBom1.2.pri, whole genome shotgun sequence genomic DNA:
- the EIF4B gene encoding eukaryotic translation initiation factor 4B isoform X1: protein MAASAKKKNKKGKTLTLTDFLADDKGSGGAAPVGGSGYAPKPVSWADETDDLEGDVSTTWHSNDDDMYRAPPIDRSILPTAPRAAREPDVDRSRLPKSPPFTAFLGNLPYDVSEESIQKFFRGLNISAVRLPREPSNPERLKGFGYAEFDDLDSLLRALSLNEESLGNRRIRVDIADQAQDKERDDRSFGRDRDRDRNRDSDKTDSSDWRARPTTDSADDYPPRRGEDSYGDRYRSDRYESDRYRDGPRRDGGGGGGFDRERGRDRYDDRDRRDYDKGGYDSRGGRRAFGSGYRRDDDYRGGGDRYPDRYEERRDDRSDKWNGFSRNEDSRREERAGPPQRPKLNLKPRSAPKEEESSGASTASSRAASIFGGAKPVDTSAREREVEERLQKEQEKLQQRHLDDDRPRQIERKPRERHPSWRSEDTQERSRTGSESSQTGNTGSSSSRISKRRESEKSVENEVFGKDEEIHSPNSKGPKADSSLPLKVMPAPPPKENAWVKRSTVAPASRSLSSESSQGSERQSDSDRWTSGTAQGPEDGKMSPEPGSKTSGRNSDDRGRVTDKKERGNPDSRVMPEGKMLEEKEAKFSQASKYAALAVDGEEDIEDYAD, encoded by the exons ATGGCAGCTTCAG CAAAGAAGAAGAATAAGAAGGGGAAGACTCTGACCCTGACCGACTTCTTGGCGGACGATAAAGGTAGTGGTGGAGCAGCTCCTGTTGGTGGCAGTGGCTATGCCCCCAAGCCAGTCAGCTGGGCAGACGAAACCGATGACTTGGAGGGTGATG TTTCCACAACGTGGCATAGCAATGATGACGATATGTACAGAGCCCCTCCGATCGATCGCTCTATACTGCCAACTGCCCCCCGAGCTGCACGTGAACCTGATGTGGACCGAAGCCGCCTTCCCAAAAGCCCTCCTTTTACTGCTTTCCTCGGGAATCTTCCTTATGATGTGTCTGAGGAATCAATCCAGAAGTTCTTTAGAGGACTTAat attAGTGCTGTTCGCCTGCCCAGAGAGCCCAGCAACCCAGAGAGGTTAAAGGGATTTGGTTATGCTGAATTTGATGACTTGGACTCCCTGTTACGGGCTCTGAGCCTCAATGAAGAA TCTCTTGGAAACCGAAGGATAAGAGTGGACATAGCTGATCAGGCACAAGATAAAG AACGGGATGATCGCTCGTTTGGCAGGGATCGTGATCGCGATCGCAATAGAGATTCTGACAAGACCGACTCTTCTGATTGGAGGGCGCGTCCTACAACCGACAGCGCTGATGATTATCCCCCACGCCGTGGAGAGGACAGCTACGGAGACA GGTACCGCAGTGACAGATATGAATCTGATAGGTACCGAGATGGTCCGCGTAgagatggtggtggtggtggtggttttgatagagagagaggaagagacaGATATGATGACCGGGATCGCCGTGATTATGATAAAG GTGGTTATGATTCCCGTGGAGGCAGAAGGGCGTTTGGTAGCGGTTATCGGCGGGATGACGATTACAGGGGTGGAGGAGATCGATACCCTGATAGATATGAGGAGAGACGAGACGATCGATCAGACAAATGGAATGGTTTCTCTCGGAATGAGGACAGCAGGCGTGAAGAACGAG CAGGTCCTCCACAGAGACCGAAGTTAAACCTTAAGCCACGTTCGGCGCCCAAAGAGGAAGAAAGTAGTGGGGCCTCAACCGCTTCCAGCCGTGCAGCCTCAATTTTTGGTGGTGCCAAGCCGGTCGATACATCTGCTCGGGAACGTGAGGTAGAGGAACGATTGcagaaagaacaagaaaaacTGCAGCAACGCCATTTGGATGATGACAGGCCTCGACAAATAGAGAGGAAACCCAGAGAAAG ACATCCCAGCTGGCGCAGTGAAGATACCCAAGAGCGTTCTAGGACTGGCAGTGAGTCTTCTCAAACAGGCAACACTGGCTCGTCTTCATCCAGGA tttcaaaGAGAAGGGAGAGTGAGAAATCGGTGGAAAATGAGGTGTTTGGAAAAGACGAGGAAATTCATTCTCCAAACTCAAAAGGTCCCAAGGCAGACTCTTCGCTTCCTTTAAAAGTAATGCCAGCCCCACCGCCTAAGGAGAACGCTTGGGTGAAACGCAGTACAGTAGCTCCTGCCTCACGATCCCTGAGTTCAGAATCCTCACAGGG CAGCGAAAGGCAGTCTGACTCTGATAGGTGGACATCAGGGACTGCACAAGGACCAG aAGATGGTAAAATGAGTCCTGAACCTGGATCAAAAACAAGTGGGCGCAACAGCGATGATCGCGGCAGAGTGACTGATAA GAAAGAAAGGGGCAATCCAGATTCCAGGGTGATGCCGGAAGGAAAGATGTTGGAAGAAAAGGAAGCT AAATTCAGCCAAGCGAGTAAGTATGCAGCGCTAGCTGTGGACGGGGAGGAAGACATTGAAGATTACGCAGACTAA
- the EIF4B gene encoding eukaryotic translation initiation factor 4B isoform X3 has translation MAASAKKKNKKGKTLTLTDFLADDKGSGGAAPVGGSGYAPKPVSWADETDDLEGDVSTTWHSNDDDMYRAPPIDRSILPTAPRAAREPDVDRSRLPKSPPFTAFLGNLPYDVSEESIQKFFRGLNISAVRLPREPSNPERLKGFGYAEFDDLDSLLRALSLNEESLGNRRIRVDIADQAQDKERDDRSFGRDRDRDRNRDSDKTDSSDWRARPTTDSADDYPPRRGEDSYGDRYRSDRYESDRYRDGPRRDGGGGGGFDRERGRDRYDDRDRRDYDKGGYDSRGGRRAFGSGYRRDDDYRGGGDRYPDRYEERRDDRSDKWNGFSRNEDSRREERAGPPQRPKLNLKPRSAPKEEESSGASTASSRAASIFGGAKPVDTSAREREVEERLQKEQEKLQQRHLDDDRPRQIERKPRERHPSWRSEDTQERSRTGSESSQTGNTGSSSSRISKRRESEKSVENEVFGKDEEIHSPNSKGPKADSSLPLKVMPAPPPKENAWVKRSTVAPASRSLSSESSQGSERQSDSDRWTSGTAQGPDGKMSPEPGSKTSGRNSDDRGRVTDKKERGNPDSRVMPEGKMLEEKEAKFSQASKYAALAVDGEEDIEDYAD, from the exons ATGGCAGCTTCAG CAAAGAAGAAGAATAAGAAGGGGAAGACTCTGACCCTGACCGACTTCTTGGCGGACGATAAAGGTAGTGGTGGAGCAGCTCCTGTTGGTGGCAGTGGCTATGCCCCCAAGCCAGTCAGCTGGGCAGACGAAACCGATGACTTGGAGGGTGATG TTTCCACAACGTGGCATAGCAATGATGACGATATGTACAGAGCCCCTCCGATCGATCGCTCTATACTGCCAACTGCCCCCCGAGCTGCACGTGAACCTGATGTGGACCGAAGCCGCCTTCCCAAAAGCCCTCCTTTTACTGCTTTCCTCGGGAATCTTCCTTATGATGTGTCTGAGGAATCAATCCAGAAGTTCTTTAGAGGACTTAat attAGTGCTGTTCGCCTGCCCAGAGAGCCCAGCAACCCAGAGAGGTTAAAGGGATTTGGTTATGCTGAATTTGATGACTTGGACTCCCTGTTACGGGCTCTGAGCCTCAATGAAGAA TCTCTTGGAAACCGAAGGATAAGAGTGGACATAGCTGATCAGGCACAAGATAAAG AACGGGATGATCGCTCGTTTGGCAGGGATCGTGATCGCGATCGCAATAGAGATTCTGACAAGACCGACTCTTCTGATTGGAGGGCGCGTCCTACAACCGACAGCGCTGATGATTATCCCCCACGCCGTGGAGAGGACAGCTACGGAGACA GGTACCGCAGTGACAGATATGAATCTGATAGGTACCGAGATGGTCCGCGTAgagatggtggtggtggtggtggttttgatagagagagaggaagagacaGATATGATGACCGGGATCGCCGTGATTATGATAAAG GTGGTTATGATTCCCGTGGAGGCAGAAGGGCGTTTGGTAGCGGTTATCGGCGGGATGACGATTACAGGGGTGGAGGAGATCGATACCCTGATAGATATGAGGAGAGACGAGACGATCGATCAGACAAATGGAATGGTTTCTCTCGGAATGAGGACAGCAGGCGTGAAGAACGAG CAGGTCCTCCACAGAGACCGAAGTTAAACCTTAAGCCACGTTCGGCGCCCAAAGAGGAAGAAAGTAGTGGGGCCTCAACCGCTTCCAGCCGTGCAGCCTCAATTTTTGGTGGTGCCAAGCCGGTCGATACATCTGCTCGGGAACGTGAGGTAGAGGAACGATTGcagaaagaacaagaaaaacTGCAGCAACGCCATTTGGATGATGACAGGCCTCGACAAATAGAGAGGAAACCCAGAGAAAG ACATCCCAGCTGGCGCAGTGAAGATACCCAAGAGCGTTCTAGGACTGGCAGTGAGTCTTCTCAAACAGGCAACACTGGCTCGTCTTCATCCAGGA tttcaaaGAGAAGGGAGAGTGAGAAATCGGTGGAAAATGAGGTGTTTGGAAAAGACGAGGAAATTCATTCTCCAAACTCAAAAGGTCCCAAGGCAGACTCTTCGCTTCCTTTAAAAGTAATGCCAGCCCCACCGCCTAAGGAGAACGCTTGGGTGAAACGCAGTACAGTAGCTCCTGCCTCACGATCCCTGAGTTCAGAATCCTCACAGGG CAGCGAAAGGCAGTCTGACTCTGATAGGTGGACATCAGGGACTGCACAAGGACCAG ATGGTAAAATGAGTCCTGAACCTGGATCAAAAACAAGTGGGCGCAACAGCGATGATCGCGGCAGAGTGACTGATAA GAAAGAAAGGGGCAATCCAGATTCCAGGGTGATGCCGGAAGGAAAGATGTTGGAAGAAAAGGAAGCT AAATTCAGCCAAGCGAGTAAGTATGCAGCGCTAGCTGTGGACGGGGAGGAAGACATTGAAGATTACGCAGACTAA
- the EIF4B gene encoding eukaryotic translation initiation factor 4B isoform X2 encodes MAASAKKKNKKGKTLTLTDFLADDKGSGGAAPVGGSGYAPKPVSWADETDDLEGDVSTTWHSNDDDMYRAPPIDRSILPTAPRAAREPDVDRSRLPKSPPFTAFLGNLPYDVSEESIQKFFRGLNISAVRLPREPSNPERLKGFGYAEFDDLDSLLRALSLNEESLGNRRIRVDIADQAQDKERDDRSFGRDRDRDRNRDSDKTDSSDWRARPTTDSADDYPPRRGEDSYGDRYRSDRYESDRYRDGPRRDGGGGGGFDRERGRDRYDDRDRRDYDKGGYDSRGGRRAFGSGYRRDDDYRGGGDRYPDRYEERRDDRSDKWNGFSRNEDSRREERGPPQRPKLNLKPRSAPKEEESSGASTASSRAASIFGGAKPVDTSAREREVEERLQKEQEKLQQRHLDDDRPRQIERKPRERHPSWRSEDTQERSRTGSESSQTGNTGSSSSRISKRRESEKSVENEVFGKDEEIHSPNSKGPKADSSLPLKVMPAPPPKENAWVKRSTVAPASRSLSSESSQGSERQSDSDRWTSGTAQGPEDGKMSPEPGSKTSGRNSDDRGRVTDKKERGNPDSRVMPEGKMLEEKEAKFSQASKYAALAVDGEEDIEDYAD; translated from the exons ATGGCAGCTTCAG CAAAGAAGAAGAATAAGAAGGGGAAGACTCTGACCCTGACCGACTTCTTGGCGGACGATAAAGGTAGTGGTGGAGCAGCTCCTGTTGGTGGCAGTGGCTATGCCCCCAAGCCAGTCAGCTGGGCAGACGAAACCGATGACTTGGAGGGTGATG TTTCCACAACGTGGCATAGCAATGATGACGATATGTACAGAGCCCCTCCGATCGATCGCTCTATACTGCCAACTGCCCCCCGAGCTGCACGTGAACCTGATGTGGACCGAAGCCGCCTTCCCAAAAGCCCTCCTTTTACTGCTTTCCTCGGGAATCTTCCTTATGATGTGTCTGAGGAATCAATCCAGAAGTTCTTTAGAGGACTTAat attAGTGCTGTTCGCCTGCCCAGAGAGCCCAGCAACCCAGAGAGGTTAAAGGGATTTGGTTATGCTGAATTTGATGACTTGGACTCCCTGTTACGGGCTCTGAGCCTCAATGAAGAA TCTCTTGGAAACCGAAGGATAAGAGTGGACATAGCTGATCAGGCACAAGATAAAG AACGGGATGATCGCTCGTTTGGCAGGGATCGTGATCGCGATCGCAATAGAGATTCTGACAAGACCGACTCTTCTGATTGGAGGGCGCGTCCTACAACCGACAGCGCTGATGATTATCCCCCACGCCGTGGAGAGGACAGCTACGGAGACA GGTACCGCAGTGACAGATATGAATCTGATAGGTACCGAGATGGTCCGCGTAgagatggtggtggtggtggtggttttgatagagagagaggaagagacaGATATGATGACCGGGATCGCCGTGATTATGATAAAG GTGGTTATGATTCCCGTGGAGGCAGAAGGGCGTTTGGTAGCGGTTATCGGCGGGATGACGATTACAGGGGTGGAGGAGATCGATACCCTGATAGATATGAGGAGAGACGAGACGATCGATCAGACAAATGGAATGGTTTCTCTCGGAATGAGGACAGCAGGCGTGAAGAACGAG GTCCTCCACAGAGACCGAAGTTAAACCTTAAGCCACGTTCGGCGCCCAAAGAGGAAGAAAGTAGTGGGGCCTCAACCGCTTCCAGCCGTGCAGCCTCAATTTTTGGTGGTGCCAAGCCGGTCGATACATCTGCTCGGGAACGTGAGGTAGAGGAACGATTGcagaaagaacaagaaaaacTGCAGCAACGCCATTTGGATGATGACAGGCCTCGACAAATAGAGAGGAAACCCAGAGAAAG ACATCCCAGCTGGCGCAGTGAAGATACCCAAGAGCGTTCTAGGACTGGCAGTGAGTCTTCTCAAACAGGCAACACTGGCTCGTCTTCATCCAGGA tttcaaaGAGAAGGGAGAGTGAGAAATCGGTGGAAAATGAGGTGTTTGGAAAAGACGAGGAAATTCATTCTCCAAACTCAAAAGGTCCCAAGGCAGACTCTTCGCTTCCTTTAAAAGTAATGCCAGCCCCACCGCCTAAGGAGAACGCTTGGGTGAAACGCAGTACAGTAGCTCCTGCCTCACGATCCCTGAGTTCAGAATCCTCACAGGG CAGCGAAAGGCAGTCTGACTCTGATAGGTGGACATCAGGGACTGCACAAGGACCAG aAGATGGTAAAATGAGTCCTGAACCTGGATCAAAAACAAGTGGGCGCAACAGCGATGATCGCGGCAGAGTGACTGATAA GAAAGAAAGGGGCAATCCAGATTCCAGGGTGATGCCGGAAGGAAAGATGTTGGAAGAAAAGGAAGCT AAATTCAGCCAAGCGAGTAAGTATGCAGCGCTAGCTGTGGACGGGGAGGAAGACATTGAAGATTACGCAGACTAA